A region from the Mycobacterium heidelbergense genome encodes:
- a CDS encoding type II toxin-antitoxin system Phd/YefM family antitoxin, which produces MDTVTVRELRNSGGEVLRRVERGERIVITRDGTPVAELRPLPRSSARPAELIRRRKNLPQVNPDALRRDIDNLIDPSL; this is translated from the coding sequence ATGGATACAGTGACGGTGCGCGAACTCCGGAACAGCGGAGGAGAAGTTCTGCGCCGTGTGGAGCGCGGTGAGCGCATCGTCATTACCCGGGACGGCACGCCGGTAGCAGAGCTTCGCCCTCTGCCTCGTTCCAGCGCCCGCCCAGCGGAACTGATTCGTCGCCGTAAGAATCTTCCACAGGTAAACCCGGACGCCCTCCGGCGCGACATCGACAACCTGATCGACCCGTCGCTGTGA
- a CDS encoding antitoxin MazE family protein, translating to MAVRERVGEYRRRMRERGLRPLQVWVPDVRTESFAAEAHRQASLVARADESTDDQDFIEAISTPWDEE from the coding sequence ATGGCGGTGAGGGAAAGAGTCGGCGAGTACCGACGGCGGATGCGGGAGCGGGGCCTGCGGCCGCTGCAGGTCTGGGTGCCTGACGTGCGCACTGAGAGTTTTGCCGCCGAGGCACATCGTCAGGCTTCGTTGGTCGCACGAGCGGACGAAAGCACCGATGACCAGGACTTCATTGAGGCCATCTCGACGCCATGGGACGAGGAGTGA
- a CDS encoding alpha/beta fold hydrolase: protein MTTTEPTIVTIPCFSGAPWDDRQLSPFAGHEVLTMRLPEGINDVEAYADFVAAQVGDLDSYVLVGDSFGAVIALTLATRRPMGLAALVLSGGFAANPLPRWKGVASRASRFAGGPLYRQGTLRFHAFQLASKFDASAEIPHTQNDYRQLFIENTPRRSYTARVTSVIDFDVRDRLDRVNVPTLLVTPEDDKLVGEDAAKDMLAGIPRAREVILPNTGHMFRFTHPDLYGHTIAEFIDDAIAAHGHAAEPSL, encoded by the coding sequence ATGACCACCACTGAACCCACCATCGTGACCATCCCGTGCTTCTCGGGAGCGCCGTGGGACGATCGCCAACTCAGCCCGTTCGCCGGCCACGAGGTCCTGACCATGCGGCTGCCCGAAGGGATCAACGATGTTGAGGCCTACGCTGACTTCGTCGCCGCGCAGGTGGGCGACCTCGATTCCTATGTGCTGGTGGGAGATTCCTTCGGCGCGGTGATCGCCCTGACCCTGGCCACCCGCCGGCCTATGGGGCTGGCCGCGTTGGTGTTGTCCGGCGGCTTTGCGGCCAATCCGCTGCCCCGGTGGAAGGGAGTCGCCTCCCGGGCCTCGCGCTTTGCGGGGGGCCCGCTCTACCGGCAGGGCACGCTGCGGTTCCATGCCTTCCAATTGGCCTCGAAGTTCGATGCATCTGCCGAAATCCCCCACACACAGAACGACTATCGGCAGCTGTTCATCGAAAACACCCCGCGACGCAGCTACACCGCGCGCGTCACCTCCGTGATCGACTTCGACGTCCGCGATCGACTGGACCGGGTCAACGTCCCGACGCTGCTCGTGACACCAGAAGACGACAAGCTCGTGGGCGAAGACGCCGCCAAAGACATGCTCGCCGGCATTCCCCGAGCCCGTGAGGTGATACTGCCGAACACGGGTCACATGTTCCGTTTCACCCACCCCGATCTATACGGGCACACCATCGCCGAATTCATCGATGACGCGATCGCGGCCCACGGCCACGCCGCCGAGCCGTCACTGTGA
- a CDS encoding prevent-host-death protein, whose product MATTALRATTRRSSDLSKHSAEVFAEAEDHPVTVTRRDGEALVLMSQREAESRNRMLQFAAQLIGVAVDDNGPLAERMSRAFPWMLALSPDDRATCAQDLVDAARASFSTDQPHLVLTELTSWKETATAVAAGLNRGEPEWLDDDDAVVERP is encoded by the coding sequence ATGGCCACGACAGCCCTCCGCGCCACCACGCGCCGCTCCTCGGACCTGAGCAAGCACTCCGCAGAGGTGTTCGCCGAGGCTGAGGACCACCCGGTCACGGTGACTCGGCGCGACGGCGAGGCGCTCGTGCTCATGTCGCAGCGCGAGGCGGAAAGCCGCAACCGCATGCTCCAATTCGCCGCGCAGCTCATCGGCGTGGCGGTGGACGACAACGGTCCGCTCGCCGAGCGGATGTCCAGGGCCTTTCCGTGGATGCTTGCACTGTCACCCGACGACCGGGCCACCTGCGCCCAGGACCTCGTCGACGCCGCACGGGCGTCGTTCTCCACTGACCAGCCTCATCTGGTGCTCACGGAACTGACCTCGTGGAAAGAGACCGCGACCGCCGTCGCCGCCGGACTCAACCGGGGCGAGCCGGAGTGGTTGGACGATGACGACGCCGTCGTAGAGCGGCCGTAG
- a CDS encoding type II toxin-antitoxin system PemK/MazF family toxin gives MNRGEIWTVAGGVYATKPRPAVIVQDDLFDATSSVTVAPMSRTLLDAPLMRIRIAGGHGRLSGLDHDSDVMIDKLTTIKRSNVHARVGRLTAEQVVEVERAMMAFLGLAR, from the coding sequence GTGAATAGAGGGGAGATCTGGACCGTAGCAGGGGGCGTCTACGCGACCAAACCGCGTCCCGCGGTGATTGTTCAGGATGACCTCTTTGATGCCACGAGTTCCGTAACTGTTGCTCCCATGTCCAGGACGCTGTTGGATGCGCCGTTGATGCGCATCCGGATAGCCGGCGGACACGGCCGGTTATCCGGACTTGATCACGACAGTGACGTGATGATCGACAAGCTCACAACCATCAAAAGGTCAAACGTCCACGCCCGAGTCGGTCGGCTGACAGCGGAGCAAGTCGTCGAGGTCGAACGAGCGATGATGGCATTCCTCGGCCTTGCACGATAG
- a CDS encoding type II toxin-antitoxin system PemK/MazF family toxin, protein MTLWCPPCFLQDDLFDATSSVTVAPMSSTLLDAPLMRIRIAGGHGRLSGLDHDSDVMIDKLTTIKRSNVHARVGRLTAEQVVEVERAMMAFLGLAR, encoded by the coding sequence GTGACTCTCTGGTGTCCGCCATGTTTCCTGCAGGATGACCTCTTTGATGCCACGAGTTCCGTAACTGTTGCTCCCATGTCCAGCACGCTGTTGGATGCGCCGTTGATGCGCATCCGGATAGCCGGCGGACACGGCCGGTTATCCGGACTTGATCACGACAGTGACGTGATGATCGACAAGCTCACAACCATCAAAAGGTCAAACGTCCACGCCCGAGTCGGTCGGCTGACAGCGGAGCAAGTCGTCGAGGTCGAACGAGCGATGATGGCATTCCTCGGCCTTGCACGATAG
- a CDS encoding restriction endonuclease: MTLDELLQVMDRAAANLVKLDQVWKRAQPMIPSGPSRGSSREYEDLRRTWTALRTGLPPIHGWTVSVELPDVDSVGQDFIDYADIGESPFALLNRLEEPGNQLDEYRFRLAQSRRKAVHERLMDLTSTINETLPRIAESIPHDSTGRLNDPRIPAITDSISEIERLLGDTTERKGRWNDLHRHIHFGEGHDWHDILEMDWPSVRADIEAAHLSESDPLPVPDVDLGEAASSRPAGGVSVGLTWDSLDDDGFERLLYDLLRSFPNYQNVEWLMKTRAPDRGRDLSAERVIKDDGGTTRIERVIVQAKHWSTKSVSPTDITNTLSTLSLWEPPAIRALILATSGRFTTDAVAVAEKHNRDGKMPFIELWPDSRLETLLSERPELTAGYRLRP; encoded by the coding sequence GTGACGCTTGACGAGCTACTGCAGGTGATGGACCGCGCCGCAGCGAATCTCGTCAAACTCGATCAGGTCTGGAAGAGAGCCCAGCCAATGATCCCCTCAGGCCCGAGTCGAGGGTCGAGCCGGGAATACGAGGATCTGCGGAGGACCTGGACTGCGCTCCGCACGGGATTGCCGCCGATCCACGGCTGGACGGTCAGCGTAGAGCTTCCCGACGTGGATTCTGTTGGCCAGGACTTCATTGACTACGCCGATATTGGGGAGTCCCCCTTCGCACTCTTGAACCGGCTGGAAGAACCGGGTAATCAACTCGACGAGTATCGGTTCCGGTTGGCTCAATCAAGACGCAAAGCCGTACATGAACGCCTGATGGACTTGACATCAACCATCAATGAGACGCTCCCGCGGATCGCCGAATCGATACCGCACGATTCGACGGGACGACTCAACGACCCCAGAATCCCGGCGATCACGGACTCTATCAGCGAGATCGAGCGACTCCTTGGGGACACAACCGAGCGCAAAGGACGTTGGAACGACCTTCACCGGCACATTCACTTCGGCGAGGGCCACGACTGGCACGACATCCTCGAAATGGACTGGCCGTCCGTTCGCGCAGACATTGAAGCGGCCCACTTGTCGGAATCAGACCCGCTGCCCGTCCCCGACGTAGATCTAGGCGAAGCGGCGTCCTCGAGGCCCGCCGGCGGAGTGAGTGTTGGATTGACGTGGGATTCTCTTGATGACGACGGATTCGAGCGCCTCCTGTACGACTTGTTGCGCTCGTTTCCGAACTATCAGAATGTTGAATGGCTGATGAAAACGCGTGCGCCGGACCGAGGACGTGACCTGTCTGCAGAACGTGTGATAAAGGATGACGGCGGAACGACCCGAATTGAACGAGTCATCGTCCAGGCAAAGCACTGGAGCACCAAGTCGGTCAGCCCGACCGATATCACAAACACATTGAGCACCCTCTCTCTATGGGAACCTCCTGCGATCAGAGCGCTAATCCTTGCCACGAGCGGACGATTCACCACTGACGCTGTGGCGGTCGCTGAGAAGCACAATCGCGACGGCAAGATGCCCTTCATCGAACTCTGGCCCGACAGCCGTCTTGAGACACTCTTGTCCGAACGTCCGGAGCTGACCGCAGGTTATCGACTCCGCCCCTAG
- a CDS encoding MarR family winged helix-turn-helix transcriptional regulator produces MRPGEHLRYLVLAAQREGNRMFAAALKPLGLTPAWAETISVLDEREPLTIRELGLLLVCEGEHPSRLVNRMVSAALLTTEPSPDDDRARWIKLTPAARALLPRVREIEDQLHTAIETTVNSTDLEACRAVLGNFVDGLPAGEALQRRVSR; encoded by the coding sequence GTGAGACCTGGCGAGCACCTGCGGTATCTAGTCCTCGCCGCCCAGCGGGAGGGCAATCGAATGTTCGCTGCGGCGCTCAAGCCGCTCGGGCTCACCCCGGCGTGGGCCGAAACGATCAGCGTGCTCGACGAACGCGAACCGTTGACCATCCGGGAGCTGGGACTGCTATTGGTGTGCGAAGGTGAGCATCCCAGCCGCCTGGTGAACCGGATGGTGTCGGCCGCTCTGCTCACCACAGAGCCGTCACCCGATGATGATCGGGCCCGCTGGATAAAACTCACCCCCGCCGCTCGAGCCCTGCTTCCCAGGGTCCGCGAGATCGAAGACCAACTGCACACCGCAATCGAGACGACGGTCAACTCGACTGACCTTGAGGCGTGCCGAGCTGTCCTGGGGAACTTCGTCGACGGGCTGCCCGCCGGAGAGGCACTCCAGCGACGCGTCTCTCGCTAG
- a CDS encoding type II toxin-antitoxin system VapC family toxin has translation MTEAQDRGMLDTSTVILLGQISDPTELPDESVISAITLAELSVGPHVTRDDAERSARQQHLQQAEADFDVLPFDGDCARAFGSVAAALRASGRKPAARAYDALIAASAIAHAVPLYTCNPADFAGIPRLELRSVTHPYHQQGTDN, from the coding sequence GTGACGGAAGCCCAGGACCGGGGGATGCTGGATACCTCCACTGTGATCCTGCTAGGCCAGATATCCGACCCGACCGAGCTTCCCGACGAATCGGTGATTAGCGCGATAACGCTGGCCGAGCTTTCCGTAGGTCCGCACGTCACGCGCGACGATGCCGAGCGCAGTGCCCGCCAACAACACCTCCAGCAGGCCGAGGCGGACTTTGACGTACTTCCGTTCGATGGAGACTGCGCCCGAGCATTTGGCAGCGTAGCGGCGGCACTGCGCGCGTCGGGGCGCAAGCCGGCTGCGCGAGCATACGACGCACTCATCGCAGCCAGCGCAATCGCACATGCGGTGCCGCTATACACATGCAATCCCGCCGACTTCGCAGGAATCCCGCGACTGGAACTCCGATCGGTCACCCACCCGTACCACCAGCAGGGAACTGACAACTAG
- a CDS encoding XRE family transcriptional regulator, whose amino-acid sequence MNRLRAFRDIEGLNQADLAGLVGLSVPMVSAIESGRRPFNGDLTAIGYDPRRLTLPDMSEPIHRARASTAVAAKKRAKELLRLAGEVFGELLDVTPNAPRVLLQRVPSTSDLNEIDELSGEFRALLGQEDNGPIRNLTAAVERAGVCLVPIPHLPGLDGLSSWVNGIPVIGTDPFVTGDRFRITVGHECGHLMFHSRRHDTTESEANRFAGTLLFPRDDFDAAMVDKPTLRHFISLKGSWGMSAAAIIYRAHELDYIDDSRYRALQIQMSKWRKREPGEIEPVAGSLFGRLVDVNGGVAAVAKKLGVNAKHLASLVDWNRRLRAV is encoded by the coding sequence GTGAACCGGCTGCGAGCATTTCGAGACATTGAGGGGCTCAACCAAGCCGACCTGGCCGGCCTGGTCGGCCTGTCGGTGCCGATGGTCTCGGCGATTGAAAGCGGGCGACGCCCATTCAACGGCGATCTGACCGCTATCGGATACGACCCACGCCGCCTCACCCTGCCAGACATGTCGGAGCCCATCCACCGCGCCCGCGCCTCCACCGCCGTCGCCGCGAAGAAACGCGCCAAAGAGCTTCTCCGTCTCGCCGGTGAAGTGTTTGGAGAACTGCTCGATGTCACGCCGAACGCCCCCCGCGTGCTGCTACAGCGCGTCCCCAGCACGTCGGACCTCAACGAAATCGATGAATTGAGCGGCGAATTCCGCGCCTTGCTCGGCCAAGAGGATAACGGTCCCATACGTAACCTCACCGCGGCCGTCGAGCGCGCGGGCGTCTGTCTAGTGCCGATACCCCATCTCCCCGGCCTCGACGGACTGTCGTCATGGGTGAACGGTATCCCGGTCATTGGCACGGACCCGTTCGTCACCGGCGACCGATTCAGGATCACTGTAGGCCACGAGTGCGGACACCTGATGTTCCACAGCCGGCGCCACGACACCACAGAGAGCGAAGCCAACCGATTCGCGGGTACCCTGCTGTTCCCGCGCGACGACTTCGACGCAGCCATGGTTGACAAGCCCACATTAAGGCACTTCATCAGCCTAAAGGGGTCGTGGGGCATGTCCGCTGCCGCGATCATCTATCGCGCTCACGAACTGGACTACATCGACGACTCACGGTACCGAGCGCTGCAGATCCAGATGTCGAAGTGGCGCAAGCGCGAGCCCGGAGAGATCGAACCGGTTGCGGGCAGCCTGTTCGGCCGCCTGGTCGATGTGAACGGCGGTGTCGCCGCCGTCGCGAAGAAGCTCGGCGTGAATGCCAAGCACCTTGCCTCGCTTGTGGATTGGAATCGTCGACTACGCGCAGTCTAG
- a CDS encoding type II toxin-antitoxin system PemK/MazF family toxin, translating into MRGEVFQLHAPRGSRGHEQSGSRYAVVVQSDQLPLSTWLVAPTSTSARAASFRPEVEIGGVNTRVLAEQAAAVDPGRLGKSVGFLSFDEMRRVDAALRIVLDR; encoded by the coding sequence GTGCGTGGTGAGGTCTTTCAGTTGCATGCCCCGCGGGGGAGCCGCGGTCACGAGCAATCGGGTTCCCGCTACGCCGTCGTCGTCCAGTCAGACCAACTGCCGCTGTCGACCTGGCTGGTTGCGCCAACGTCAACGTCGGCTCGTGCCGCCAGCTTTCGTCCCGAGGTTGAAATCGGCGGCGTGAACACCCGGGTGCTTGCCGAGCAGGCTGCGGCGGTCGACCCGGGCCGGCTCGGTAAGAGCGTCGGGTTCCTCAGCTTCGACGAGATGCGCCGCGTAGATGCGGCACTGCGTATCGTCCTCGATCGCTGA
- a CDS encoding DUF1906 domain-containing protein yields the protein MHDMPPTASDVRLRTVSRRDALRYATALAGLGAVSVACGTHTAAAASPPQLIDFAAHQIPAQQIRAAGYSGVVNYVSLSRPGSSFGAKPITRSYADSLKAAGLVIVSNYQYGKPGGSAPSDFTRGYAGGIADARTAWQLHTAAGGGEDAPIFFTIDEGINRDTWNRVALQWFRGINSVLGVQRTGVYGGIDVCQWAATDGVIGSSSTAGRRWAWQTRAWSGNRVHPAAVLYQRVVSTASNPGPRVGGLEVDVNDVLAPDCGQWNLHRSSYPNGDVR from the coding sequence ATGCACGATATGCCCCCAACGGCAAGCGATGTGCGATTGCGCACGGTTTCCCGGCGCGACGCGCTGCGTTACGCCACTGCGTTGGCCGGTCTGGGTGCCGTATCAGTAGCCTGCGGCACGCATACGGCGGCCGCCGCTTCTCCACCTCAACTGATCGACTTTGCCGCGCATCAGATTCCGGCGCAGCAGATCCGCGCTGCCGGCTATAGCGGGGTGGTCAATTACGTCTCGCTGTCACGCCCTGGCTCGTCTTTTGGCGCCAAGCCGATCACTCGGTCCTACGCCGACTCATTGAAAGCCGCGGGCTTGGTGATCGTCAGTAACTACCAATACGGCAAGCCAGGTGGGTCGGCACCGTCCGACTTCACGCGGGGCTACGCCGGCGGCATCGCGGACGCGCGCACCGCTTGGCAGCTGCACACCGCGGCGGGCGGCGGCGAGGATGCGCCGATTTTCTTCACGATCGACGAAGGCATCAACCGCGACACCTGGAATCGCGTTGCGCTGCAGTGGTTTCGGGGAATCAACTCGGTTCTCGGCGTTCAACGCACCGGAGTCTACGGGGGCATCGATGTGTGCCAGTGGGCCGCGACCGATGGCGTTATCGGGTCTTCGAGCACAGCTGGCCGCCGGTGGGCCTGGCAAACTCGCGCGTGGTCCGGCAATCGGGTCCACCCCGCCGCTGTTCTCTACCAGCGCGTCGTGAGCACCGCGTCCAATCCCGGCCCACGGGTCGGCGGACTCGAAGTCGACGTCAACGATGTCCTGGCCCCCGATTGCGGCCAGTGGAACCTCCATCGGTCGAGTTATCCGAATGGCGATGTGCGATAG